Part of the Acropora palmata chromosome 10, jaAcrPala1.3, whole genome shotgun sequence genome, cgaattgaaggtttgaattgccgaatagaatgtttgaattgaccaattgaatgtttgaattgaaTGATTGCGAGTTTAGATTGCAAGATAGAATGCTTGAACTGAAGGTTTGgatttaacaacaacaagtttgaattttggcgGGGATGGATACCCATAGATACTGACCTAGCCCAACGTTTATAGTTATCACTGGAACTGGAGATATTTATGTCATCAGCCTACATACTGTTAAGTTATCTTCCATCCAACAAGGTACATTGTGAGCCAAAAATATATTGCAAATGTTACGAATAGACAATgaaatatatacatacatatttttaacaattattcctcgagcccggtTTGGCTCTGAGTCAAAAGCCCCTGAGGCTGGCGGCGGAATGGGCTGTtaactcagaggccatgagggcgggagaaaaaattgttttaggaAAATCCAATCtcttggtaaaaaaaaaaacatcatgcGCTTGTTAAAGCGAGACTTTAATCCTTCTTTGTTgtgaaaacattacaaatatggccgcgcttttcgctactagagGGCTATAACACATAGGCTAGTGGTAGCTTAACCagtcagaatgcagcattgataataccACTCGTTAGATTTTACTATATACATTTCACCTTCGTTTAGGTAAAAgtggtgaataataatttttgttaaatatGTATAAGCACCCACCATATTTGTTTTATcaacaaaaaaggattaaagtctagcttaaACAGGtgcaagatgttttgtcttaatagttttttttgactaactagttggattttactcaaaaaattattcctcttCCCCTCATGGACTGCTGACTCAGAGCTCAACCAGGCTCAATGAATAATGTTAAATAGTACATGCTTGTCAGTTTTAGCACTCTCTGCTATGGCTTACATGTTACCACCAGTGTAGAATGCTTGGTGTGGCTTTGAATGCAAATCTCAATCTCTGCTTTCATCACTGCAGTGATGAGGCCTTGAATGGTGCAGTttgataatttctttttttttaaatcatagTTGTTTATTGGAGGGCACCATTGCATATTAGATTTACCTTACTTCTTGCagacaaaacaattttaactAAGTGGTAGACAGTTAACCATATTGATGGAAATATCAACCAGTTATACCAAAGTCCTTGAGTTAACCTTCTTCCAAGTAGagcaaaaaaagtttttgtaaCAGCTCTTCTATTGGTGTTGTCATTACTTAAAGAGTGTCTTGAGATCCCTAGTGAAAAAATATTCAGGAAAAGGTTGATTGCAAGCCCCACCATGGTTCTTAAGGGTATAAAATGAATGCAGTCAAACGggtattttaataaaaatattttttaaaacaaaagagtttACAATTACACAGAAACCTTAGAAAAGagatatttacaaaattaaaaattacaatcAAAGATTAAGAATAAGGctgttgaaatgttttgtactttttaaaaaaatatattctgGAGCAAAATTGTGTCCTAATATATACAATCCTTACGTGAAATCTTTGAATTGTTTGATATAAAAACATTTAAGTTCAGAAGTCTGCATCTGTTTTGAACATGTGGTCAGAAGTTGTCTTTTTAGTCATAGACATCACACCAGCCTTTTGGTACTCTGCAACTCTTTTCTCAAAGAAGTTTGTTTTCCCTTCCAATGAGATGTTTTCCATGAAGTCAAATGGATTCTGAACATTGTAAACCTAGAGAAATGTAGAGTTGAAAACCATAATGTGAATTAAATGAGAGAACTATTGACTTACCAGTAAGTGGGAAAATGTTATTATCTGAACCTTAGTTGAGTTTGGATAGTGGATAATACTTGGAAAGTTTTAGGTGAAGTTCTCAACACCATCTTTGGTaacagcagtttttttttttttttctgatttagGAGCAAAACATGAGAGCCAGACACTCGCCaaacttctttgttttaagGCAACTGAGTACAACATTATCAGGCATATTGAAGAATAACATTTTAGTACTGGTGCACTAAATCTGGCAAAATTGAGAGTTCCCTTTATTTCCAATCCATTACCTTTGAACAGCCAAGGGCCACAAGAAGCCTGTCAGCAACAAATTCTATGTATTGCTTCATGAGAGTATCATTCATGCCAATGAGTTTGACTGGAAGGGCATCAGTGAGAAACTCCTGCTCAATAACAACAGCATCCTTAACAATTTCTTTGATCCTCTCTTCTGATGGTTTGTTGATAAGGTATGAAAACATCAAACAGGCAAAGTCACAGTGTAAACCCTACACAGAGAAGAATACAACAATTTGTAACTTATTCAAAATCACAGATTTTGTCCTTGAAAAGTTGTTCCATTTGTTAAATCAAAGAGTTAAAGCATTAACTGCTAATTTTAGCCTATTTTATGTCATAATGTTATCATTAAATATTAAACCTATATACCTCATCTCTGCTTATGAGTTCATTTGAGAAAGTAAGACCTGGCATCTTCCCCCTAATAAAAAAGAAGTACAAAGTTTAGAGAAACAAggcaaaaacaatttattattcCAGGGATGTCAACAATCTCACCTCTTTTTTAACCAGAAAATAGCAGCAAAAGATCCAGAGAAAAATATTCCCTCAACAGAAGCAAAAGCAACAATCCTCTCACCAAAAGAAGCCTAAAACATAAGAGGAAGCAAGAAGCACTGTTAGGAAACAGAGGAATTCATCCCCAGATCAGACATTGTCTAAATCTAGATTGCTCTCCAAATAAAAGAGGATTTAGTTCTAGATCAACAAGCTTCTATAACTTACTCTTTGTGGGTTAATCCAGTTAAGGGCCCATTGAGCCTTTTTCTTGACACAGGGCATCGTTTCAATAGCATTGAAAAGATGATCTCTGCAAAAGGGAAACAAGAAGAGAGTTACCATGTACCAGTAAAGAGAAAACTGTTTACCAGAGAGTCAAAAAATATGACCTGAGCTATAAAATTGACCACTTACTTTTCTAGGGAATCTTCTATATAGGTTTCAATCAACAAGCTGTACATCTCTGA contains:
- the LOC141893996 gene encoding ribonucleoside-diphosphate reductase subunit M2 B-like, whose product is MLGAPNFIFQTDETSKVKKIVENKDLEKDGDSDNLKNNEYQGPEKPVYKSKTKFDDVESEPLLRENPRRFVLLPIQYKDIWQMYKKAEASFWTAEEVDLSKDKDDWATLSDNERYFISHVLAFFAASDGIVNENLVECFSQEVQVPEARCFYGFQIAIENIHSEMYSLLIETYIEDSLEKDHLFNAIETMPCVKKKAQWALNWINPQRASFGERIVAFASVEGIFFSGSFAAIFWLKKRGKMPGLTFSNELISRDEGLHCDFACLMFSYLINKPSEERIKEIVKDAVVIEQEFLTDALPVKLIGMNDTLMKQYIEFVADRLLVALGCSKVYNVQNPFDFMENISLEGKTNFFEKRVAEYQKAGVMSMTKKTTSDHMFKTDADF